The Carassius gibelio isolate Cgi1373 ecotype wild population from Czech Republic chromosome B9, carGib1.2-hapl.c, whole genome shotgun sequence genome includes a region encoding these proteins:
- the LOC127965430 gene encoding rap guanine nucleotide exchange factor 4 isoform X3, with amino-acid sequence MAGLLVPPYGVMESIPNTDRMPDKENLDHGSPGSSSKHLNKKSFIQSPTKLHPKSIAQVPSGKILRAGKVLRITILSRAPHMIRDRKYHLKTYRQCCIGTELVDWLMQHTSCVHSRVQAVGMWQVLLEEGVLNHVDQELSFQDKYLFYRFLEDETEDAPLPNDEEKKESDEELQDTLLLLSQIGPDAHLRMILRKQPGQRTVDDLEIIYEELLHIKALSHLSTTVKRELAAVLIFESHAKAGTVLFNQGEEGTSWYIILKGSVNVVIYGKGVVCTLHEGDDFGKLALVNDAPRAASIVLREDNCHFLRVDKEDFNRVLRDVEANTVRLKEHEEDVLVLEKTNNRASTSSPLKYTVMSGTPEKILEHLLETTKLDSQFTESDPALDDFLLMHCVFVPNSQLCPLLMAHYHSQSSQGSEQERMDYSLNNKRRVIRLVLQWAAINTDHLQEEDSSFHFLQEFYETVFEDSRLIPALKDQLPELEKIIKQNCDDGRPSQKKHKVLLRQFSTGNDRLQKKQPIKSTDEILFKVYCSDHTYSTIRVPVAASVREVITAVTDKLGSGDDLLLIHLNSAGDKELLKPSDVSIFSSLSINGRLFVSPRDQIDSLTPLPEQEGPSAGSMSTFELMSSKDLAHQMTLYDWELFGCVHEHELIYHTFGRQHFKKTTANLDLFLRRFNEVQLWVVTEVCLCPTLSKRVQLLKKFIKIAAHCKEFKNLNSFFAIIMGLGNPAVCRLSQTWEKLPSKFKKFYGEFENLMDPSRNHRAYRLTVAKLEPPIIPFMPLLIKDMTFTHEGNKTFTDRLVNFEKMRMIANTVRIMRYCRSQPFSQEAPQATGKSHQDVRSYVRHISVIDNQRTLSQLSHRLEPRRT; translated from the exons ATGGCTGGTCTGCTGGTTCCTCCCTACGGTGTTATGGAGAGCATCCCGAATACTGACA GAATGCCTGACAAAGAGAATCTGGACCACGGCTCACCCGGATCATCATCCAAACACTTAAATAAG AAATCATTCATTCAAAGTCCCACCAAACTTCACCCCAAATCCATCGCTCAG GTGCCGTCAGGAAAGATCCTGCGGGCAGGTAAAGTGTTACGAATCACCATCCTGTCCCGAGCACCTCACATGATCAGAGACAGGAAGTACCACCTTAAAACATACAG gcagtGCTGTATAGGCACGGAGCTCGTTGATTGGCTGATGCAGCACACTTCCTGTGTTCACTCTCGTGTTCAGGCTGTAGGGATGTGGCAGGTGCTGCTGGAGGAGGGCGTCCTAAACCACG TGGACCAGGAGCTGAGTTTTCAAGATAAGTATCTGTTTTATCGCTTCCTGGAGGATGAGACTGAAGACGCACCCCTCCCCAATGATGAGGAGAAGAAAGAGAGCGATGAAGAGCTACAGGACACCCTCCTGCTCCTCTCTCAGATCGGACCTGACGCCCATCTGCGAATGATCCTGAGGAAACA GCCTGGCCAGAGGACAGTAGATGACCTGGAGATCATTTATGAGGAGCTGCTGCATATTAAAGCCTTATCACATCTCTCCACCACT GTGAAGAGGGAACTCGCTGCTGTTCTGATATTTGAGTCCCATGCCAAAGCAGGCACAGTGT TGTTTAATCAAGGGGAGGAGGGCACGTCATGGTACATCATCCTGAAGGGCTCCGTTAACGTGGTGATCTATGGAAAG GGTGTAGTGTGCACACTACATGAGGGAGATGACTTCGGGAAGCTGGCTCTGGTGAATGACGCACCTCGGGCAGCGTCTATCGTCCTGAGAGAGGACAACTGCCACTTCCTGAGAGTGGATAAAGAAGACTTCAACAGAGTCCTCAGG GATGTGGAAGCAAACACGGTCCGTCTGAAGGAACATGAGGAGGATGTGttagttttggagaaaacgaaCAACAGGGCCTCCACTTCCTCTCCTCTCAA GTACACTGTGATGTCCGGGACTCCGGAGAAGATTCTGGAACATCTTCTGGAGACAACAAAACTCGACTCCCAGTTCACAGAGTCAG ATCCTGCTCTGGATGACTTTTTGCTTATGCACTGTGTTTTTGTCCCGAACAGTCAGCTGTGTCCTCTACTCATGGCTCA CTATCACTCTCAGTCGTCTCAGGGCAGTGAACAGGAGCGGATGGATTACTCTCTCAATAACAAGCGCAGGGTGATTCGTCTGGTCTTACAGTGGGCCGCCATCAACACAGACCACCTGCAGGAGGAGGACAGCTCTTTCCATTTCCTCCAG GAGTTTTATGAGACAGTGTTTGAAGATTCCAGACTCATTCCAGCTCTCAAAGACCAGCTGCCTGAATTAGAGAAGATCATCAAGCAGAA CTGTGATGATGGCCGTCCCTCTCAGAAAAAG CACAAAGTCCTGCTGCGTCAGTTCAGCACGGGGAATGACAGACTGCAGAAGAAACAGCCAATCAAAAGCACAGACGAGA TCCTCTTTAAAGTGTACTGCAGTGATCATACCTACTCCACTATCCGAGTGCCTGTAGCTGCATCTGTCAGAGAGGTCATCACTGCAGTTACCGATAAACTGGGGTCAGGAGATGATCTTCTGCTTATCCACCTCAACTCAGCcggag ATAAAGAGCTTCTAAAGCCATCAGATGTGTCCATCTTCTCATCTCTGAGCATTAATGGTCGTCTGTTTGTCAGCCCGAGGGACCAGATCGACTCTTTG ACCCCGCTGCCCGAGCAAGAAGGGCCGTCTGCAGGATCCATGTCCACCTTTGAGCTCATGAGCTCAAAAGATCTGGCTCATCAGATGACTCTGTACGACTGGGAGCTCTTCGGCTGTGTACACGAG CATGAGCTGATCTACCACACGTTTGGCCGTCAGCACTTCAAGAAGACCACGGCTAATCTGGATCTGTTCCTGCGGCGCTTTAATGAGGTCCAGCTGTGGGTGGTCACAGAGGTTTGTTTGTGTCCCACGCTCAGCAAACGAGTCCAACTGCTCAAGAAGTTCATCAAGATCGCCGCGCA CTGTAAAGAGTTTAAGAATTTGAACTCATTCTTTGCCATTATCATGGGCCTGGGAAACCCTGCGGTCTGTCGCCTCAGTCAGACATGGGAG AAACTGCCCAGCAAGTTCAAGAAGTTTTACGGAGAGTTTGAAAACCTGATG GATCCCTCCAGAAACCACAGAGCGTATCGACTTACAGTGGCCAAGTTAGAACCGCCTATCATTCCCTTCATGCCTTTATTAATTAAAG ACATGACTTTCACACATGAGGGCAACAAGACGTTTACTGACAGATTGGTGAACTTCGAGAAAATG AGAATGATTGCAAACACAGTCCGAATCATGAGATACTGCCGGAGTCAGCCGTTCA GTCAGGAAGCACCGCAGGCCACTGGTAAAAGCCATCAGGACGTGCGGAGCTACGTGCGTCACATCAGTGTGATAGATAACCAGCGTACCCTGTCCCAGCTGTCCCACCGACTGGAGCCGCGCAGGACCTGA